The Streptomyces luteogriseus genome includes a window with the following:
- a CDS encoding SIS domain-containing protein yields MSDRAPAGQFLDAAIGLLERLRDEEADGIAAAGTLLADTVADGGRLFAFGAGHSSLAAQDLVYRAGGLALMNLLVVPGVVGVDVMPAPLGSALERVDGLASAVLDSSPLREGDALLIISLSGRNALPVEMAMTARALGVKVIGVTSVAYASETKSRHASGTYLKDHCDLVLDSKIAVGDAELTHDDIPAPFAPASTVVTSALLQAVMATTATTLADRGIEPPLLRSGNVDGGHDWNTRVMEQYRDRIFYRY; encoded by the coding sequence ATGAGCGACCGCGCGCCGGCCGGCCAGTTCCTCGACGCCGCGATCGGCCTGCTGGAGCGGCTCCGCGACGAGGAGGCCGACGGCATCGCAGCGGCCGGGACGCTCCTCGCCGACACCGTCGCGGACGGAGGCCGCCTCTTCGCCTTCGGCGCCGGGCACTCCTCCCTCGCCGCGCAGGACCTCGTCTACCGCGCCGGTGGCCTCGCGCTGATGAACCTCCTCGTGGTGCCGGGCGTCGTCGGAGTCGACGTCATGCCCGCACCGCTCGGCTCCGCCCTGGAACGCGTCGACGGCCTCGCGAGCGCCGTCCTCGACAGCTCCCCGCTCCGCGAGGGCGACGCCCTGCTGATCATCTCCCTGTCGGGGCGCAACGCCCTGCCCGTGGAGATGGCCATGACCGCCCGCGCCCTGGGCGTGAAGGTCATCGGCGTGACGTCGGTGGCCTACGCCTCGGAAACGAAGTCCCGGCACGCCTCCGGCACGTATCTGAAGGACCACTGCGACCTCGTCCTCGACTCGAAGATCGCGGTCGGGGACGCGGAACTCACCCACGACGACATCCCGGCCCCCTTCGCCCCCGCCTCCACCGTCGTCACCTCGGCCCTCCTCCAGGCCGTGATGGCGACGACGGCCACCACCCTCGCCGACCGGGGCATCGAACCGCCCCTGCTCCGCTCCGGGAACGTCGACGGCGGCCACGACTGGAACACCCGAGTGATGGAGCAGTACCGCGACCGGATCTTCTACCGGTACTAG
- a CDS encoding bifunctional DNA primase/polymerase, translating to MFIVEETIAGTEAAQIPKQRGESLLETAVRYAEERHWDVFPGTWLEAVDGSQRCSCGDAVCPAPGSHPARPDWATQATGSATVARRMWQKQPTASILLPTGRTFDAISVPETAGFLALARMERMELTLGPVTLTPDRRMEFFVLPGAGVKVPDLVRKLGWSVSSLDLTVLGEGAYVAAPPTRFGSRGAVQWACRPTPANRWLPDAEELISPLAYACGRDR from the coding sequence GTGTTCATCGTGGAAGAGACGATCGCCGGCACGGAAGCCGCTCAGATCCCGAAGCAGCGCGGGGAATCGCTGCTGGAGACCGCTGTTCGCTACGCCGAGGAGCGCCACTGGGACGTGTTCCCCGGCACCTGGCTGGAAGCCGTCGACGGGAGCCAGCGCTGCTCCTGCGGTGACGCGGTGTGTCCGGCACCCGGGTCGCACCCGGCGCGTCCGGACTGGGCGACGCAGGCCACGGGCAGCGCGACGGTCGCGCGGCGGATGTGGCAGAAGCAGCCGACCGCGTCGATCCTGCTGCCGACGGGGCGGACGTTCGACGCGATCTCCGTGCCGGAGACGGCGGGGTTCCTCGCGCTGGCGCGGATGGAGCGGATGGAGCTGACGCTCGGGCCGGTGACGCTCACGCCGGATCGGCGGATGGAGTTCTTCGTGCTGCCGGGGGCCGGGGTGAAGGTGCCCGATCTGGTGCGGAAGCTGGGGTGGTCGGTGTCGTCGCTGGATCTGACGGTGCTGGGTGAGGGGGCGTATGTGGCCGCGCCGCCCACGCGGTTCGGGTCCCGGGGGGCTGTGCAGTGGGCCTGCCGGCCGACGCCCGCGAATCGGTGGCTGCCGGATGCGGAGGAGTTGATCTCGCCGTTGGCCTATGCGTGCGGGCGGGATCGGTAG
- a CDS encoding HIT family protein produces MTVGAWRDDRIGSALRGENPAVMRRLRSGFAVIGDVQFLPGYSVLLTDDPAVRRLSELPRSGRLAFLADMDRLGEAVERACRRVESGFRRVNLEILGNTDGFLHAHVWPRYDWEPEELVRLPVWLYPRERWSEERYAVGPRQDRLREAIGEELDRLAG; encoded by the coding sequence ATGACGGTGGGTGCGTGGCGTGACGACCGGATCGGGAGCGCCCTGCGGGGTGAGAACCCCGCCGTGATGCGGCGGCTGCGATCGGGGTTCGCGGTGATCGGTGATGTGCAGTTCCTGCCCGGCTACTCGGTGCTGCTGACCGATGATCCCGCGGTGCGGCGGTTGTCGGAGCTGCCGCGGAGCGGGCGGCTGGCGTTCCTGGCCGACATGGACCGGCTGGGGGAAGCCGTCGAGCGGGCCTGCCGGCGGGTGGAGTCGGGATTCCGGAGGGTCAATCTGGAGATTCTCGGGAACACCGACGGGTTCCTGCACGCCCATGTGTGGCCCCGCTACGACTGGGAGCCCGAGGAACTCGTACGGCTGCCCGTGTGGCTCTATCCGCGGGAGCGGTGGAGCGAGGAGCGGTACGCGGTCGGACCTCGGCAGGACCGGCTGCGGGAGGCCATCGGCGAGGAGCTGGACCGGCTCGCGGGGTGA
- a CDS encoding ABC transporter ATP-binding protein, with translation MTEGGAVGSSAVRVQGLWKRFGQQVAVAGVDLELPAGKFIGLVGPNGAGKTTTLSMVTGLLRPDHGTVEVVGHDVWRDPVEVKARIGVLPEGLRLFERLSGRELLAYTGRLRGLPGAEVDKRATQLLDVLDLAGAQHKLVVDYSTGMRKKIGLATALLHNPEVLFLDEPFEGVDPVSAQTIRGVLERYTASGATVVFSSHVMELVESLCDWVAVMAAGRIRATGTLAEVRGDAPSLQRAFLELVGAQSRDAGSDLDWLGGGAR, from the coding sequence GTGACGGAGGGAGGCGCGGTGGGATCCAGCGCTGTACGTGTGCAGGGGCTCTGGAAGCGGTTCGGGCAGCAGGTGGCCGTTGCCGGGGTCGATCTCGAGTTGCCCGCGGGCAAGTTCATCGGGCTCGTCGGGCCGAACGGGGCCGGGAAGACCACCACCTTGTCGATGGTGACCGGGCTGCTCCGCCCCGACCACGGGACCGTCGAGGTGGTCGGGCACGACGTGTGGCGGGACCCCGTCGAGGTGAAGGCCCGGATCGGGGTGCTGCCGGAGGGGCTGCGGCTCTTCGAGCGGCTGTCGGGGCGGGAACTGCTGGCGTACACCGGGCGGTTGCGCGGTCTGCCCGGTGCCGAGGTCGACAAGCGGGCCACACAGCTCCTCGACGTCCTTGACCTGGCCGGGGCCCAGCACAAGCTGGTCGTCGACTACTCGACCGGCATGCGCAAGAAGATCGGGCTCGCCACCGCTCTCCTCCACAATCCCGAAGTACTGTTCCTGGACGAGCCGTTCGAGGGCGTCGACCCCGTCTCCGCCCAGACCATCCGGGGCGTCCTGGAGCGGTACACCGCCTCGGGCGCCACGGTCGTGTTCTCTTCCCACGTCATGGAGCTCGTCGAGTCGCTGTGCGACTGGGTCGCCGTCATGGCCGCCGGGCGGATCCGCGCCACCGGCACGCTCGCCGAGGTGCGCGGGGACGCGCCCTCGCTGCAACGGGCGTTCCTCGAACTCGTCGGCGCGCAGAGCCGGGACGCCGGGTCCGACCTGGACTGGCTGGGCGGCGGGGCGCGGTGA
- the iscB gene encoding RNA-guided endonuclease IscB, whose amino-acid sequence MFVLSRRGQPLMPCHPARARALLRKGRAVVVRQAPFVIRLKDRTRAASEVKGMQLRIDPGSKGTGLVLTDEKEEYDDHGAMVTVRRGLISVELQHRGDQIRAGMRQRAGYRRRRRKANLRHRSRRSGNRARRAGWLPPSVQHRVDTTFSLADRLCRHAPVAEIHMERVAFDTHSLSVGRRLKGTEHQRGPLTGTTIRGHLRVTWKGACAYCGVTGVPLNVEHLRPRSRGGSHRVANLVLACVPCNRAKGSNPVRIFLADRAERLAAILPQLSAPLDDAATMNATRRQLSDVLSTLGKPLHAWVGELTKANRLATRLDKTHTLDALCVGPLDHAAGDRIVRFPSHVLTAKATGRGSYARTTPDRYGFPRLLRTRAKQHFGYVTGDLVRAVVPRGKWAGTWTGRVSVRTRGQHSLATALGRINVSHRTLRLLQRGDGYGWGIRQESTASTSRKMG is encoded by the coding sequence GTGTTTGTGCTGTCGCGGAGAGGGCAACCACTCATGCCCTGTCACCCCGCCCGCGCCCGCGCTTTGCTGCGCAAGGGGCGGGCCGTGGTCGTCCGGCAGGCACCCTTCGTGATCCGCCTGAAGGACCGCACTCGGGCCGCGTCCGAAGTCAAGGGAATGCAGTTGCGCATCGACCCCGGCTCCAAAGGTACCGGCCTGGTCCTCACCGACGAGAAGGAGGAATACGACGATCACGGCGCCATGGTCACCGTCAGACGTGGCTTGATTTCTGTTGAGCTGCAGCACCGGGGCGATCAGATCCGCGCCGGCATGCGTCAACGCGCCGGATACCGCCGCCGCAGGCGCAAAGCCAACCTTCGCCATCGGTCACGGCGTTCGGGCAACCGTGCTCGCCGGGCAGGCTGGCTGCCGCCCTCCGTCCAGCACCGCGTCGACACGACCTTTTCGCTGGCTGACCGGCTGTGCCGCCATGCGCCCGTGGCAGAGATCCACATGGAACGCGTCGCCTTCGATACCCACTCGCTGAGCGTCGGCAGGCGCCTCAAAGGAACCGAGCACCAACGAGGCCCCCTGACGGGCACCACCATCCGAGGACATTTGCGAGTCACATGGAAGGGTGCCTGCGCCTACTGCGGAGTCACGGGTGTGCCCCTGAACGTCGAGCATCTCAGGCCCCGCAGTCGAGGAGGATCGCACCGCGTGGCCAACCTTGTCTTGGCCTGCGTTCCGTGCAACAGGGCCAAAGGCAGTAATCCGGTCAGGATCTTCCTGGCGGATCGGGCCGAGCGCCTTGCGGCGATCCTTCCCCAGCTGAGCGCGCCACTCGATGACGCCGCCACCATGAACGCCACGCGACGACAGCTCTCCGATGTGCTGTCCACCCTGGGTAAGCCGTTGCATGCCTGGGTCGGGGAGCTCACCAAGGCGAACCGCCTCGCCACGCGTTTGGACAAGACACATACCCTCGACGCCCTGTGTGTGGGACCTCTTGATCACGCAGCCGGCGATCGGATCGTGAGGTTTCCCAGCCATGTGCTGACAGCGAAAGCCACGGGGCGCGGCTCGTATGCCCGCACCACTCCGGACAGATACGGGTTTCCCCGGCTGCTCAGGACCCGCGCCAAGCAGCACTTCGGATACGTCACCGGAGACCTCGTGCGTGCCGTCGTGCCCCGGGGCAAGTGGGCGGGGACATGGACCGGGAGAGTCTCGGTCCGCACCAGAGGGCAACACAGCCTCGCCACCGCCCTGGGCCGGATCAACGTCTCCCACCGGACCCTGCGGTTGCTCCAACGGGGCGACGGATACGGATGGGGCATCCGCCAGGAATCGACGGCGTCAACGTCCCGGAAAATGGGTTGA
- a CDS encoding PAS domain-containing protein, translating into MSASRRSGTTDELGPDEPERENSDGSDLLAALLDGMDAALCAFDADGVVTHWNREAERILGWSADEAVGRRGLAGWAVRTADAEEVEGRLLSVMHAPGRQVHEFALLTKDGGRVLVRTQSAAVHGPDGKPAGVYCAFSEVHAQIDLERSIALSEALFEDASWGVVLVDVDLRPAVVNAHAARALGTGRTSVLGRPLGELLSQGVEELESALQHVLAEGAPPAPAEVWVSVRASEGEKRRCWRSGFLRLASPLAEEPVPLGVGWLFQDVTEAKQAEQEASLLRFRMQQLHRASRAAAECEDPAEAATVHLDFALAGFADHAVIDRVVGGALTDTQAEGPVRLVRVAATPSGAPGPSKLADLAGLPVRYAEGHPALQCVERVGAVRASAGTAPPEAAREWALARQWPPDAVHALCAVLRSRGRTLGVVTFLRGAGRSAFERSDAMYAEDVAVRIAASLDLAGLSDGE; encoded by the coding sequence GTGAGTGCTTCCCGGCGTAGTGGGACCACCGACGAGCTGGGGCCGGATGAGCCCGAGCGGGAGAACTCGGATGGTTCGGATCTGCTTGCCGCTTTGCTGGACGGGATGGACGCGGCGCTGTGCGCCTTCGACGCCGACGGTGTCGTGACGCACTGGAACCGCGAGGCGGAGCGGATCCTGGGGTGGAGCGCGGACGAGGCCGTGGGGCGGCGCGGTCTGGCCGGGTGGGCCGTACGCACCGCGGACGCCGAGGAGGTCGAGGGGCGGCTGCTGTCCGTGATGCACGCGCCCGGGCGGCAGGTGCACGAGTTCGCCCTCCTGACCAAGGACGGCGGACGGGTGCTCGTGCGGACGCAGTCGGCAGCGGTGCACGGGCCCGACGGGAAGCCGGCGGGGGTGTACTGCGCGTTCAGCGAGGTGCACGCGCAGATCGATCTGGAGCGGTCGATCGCGCTGAGCGAGGCGCTGTTCGAGGACGCCAGTTGGGGCGTCGTGCTGGTGGACGTGGATCTGCGGCCGGCCGTGGTGAACGCGCACGCGGCCCGGGCGCTGGGTACGGGGCGTACGTCGGTGCTGGGACGTCCGCTCGGCGAGCTGCTGTCGCAGGGCGTGGAGGAGCTGGAGAGCGCGCTGCAGCATGTGCTGGCGGAGGGTGCGCCGCCCGCGCCCGCCGAGGTGTGGGTGAGTGTGCGCGCGTCGGAGGGTGAGAAGCGGCGGTGCTGGCGCAGCGGCTTCCTGCGGCTGGCCTCGCCGCTCGCGGAGGAGCCCGTTCCGCTGGGTGTGGGCTGGCTGTTCCAGGACGTGACGGAGGCCAAGCAGGCCGAGCAGGAGGCGTCCCTGCTGCGGTTCCGTATGCAGCAGCTGCACCGGGCGTCACGGGCCGCGGCCGAGTGCGAGGACCCGGCGGAGGCGGCCACGGTCCACCTGGACTTCGCCCTGGCCGGTTTCGCCGACCACGCGGTGATCGACCGGGTCGTCGGCGGCGCGCTCACCGACACGCAGGCCGAGGGGCCCGTCCGGCTGGTCCGGGTGGCGGCCACGCCGTCCGGTGCGCCGGGCCCGAGCAAGCTGGCCGACCTGGCGGGCCTGCCGGTCCGCTACGCCGAGGGGCACCCGGCCCTGCAGTGCGTGGAGCGCGTGGGAGCCGTGCGCGCGAGTGCGGGTACGGCTCCGCCCGAGGCGGCCCGCGAGTGGGCCCTGGCCCGCCAGTGGCCCCCGGACGCGGTGCACGCCCTGTGCGCGGTGCTGCGCAGCCGGGGCCGGACCCTGGGTGTCGTGACGTTCCTGCGGGGCGCGGGCCGCAGCGCCTTCGAGCGTTCCGACGCGATGTACGCGGAGGACGTGGCGGTACGGATCGCGGCGTCACTCGATCTGGCGGGGTTGTCGGACGGGGAGTGA
- a CDS encoding alpha/beta fold hydrolase, translating to MARRIDVTGTGGVRLAAWEFGDPPKTDPAQDGRGAHDGHTAPEGSPGVLLLHGLMGRASHWASTARWLSARYRAVALDQRGHGRSDKPPQGSFTRDAYVDDAEAALEQLGLAPVVLIGHAMGALTAWQLAAKRPDLVRGLIICDMRASALGAASQREWGQWFESWPLPFATLADVRKWFGEDDPWVERPNPARGEFYAEVMAESPDGWRPVFEPEQMLRSRETWVYDAHWEELTQVRCPTLVLRGLDGELGRAEAQEMVRVLPRGQYAEVADAGHLVHYDQPEAWRAAIEPFLDSLTLH from the coding sequence ATGGCGCGACGCATCGACGTGACCGGGACGGGCGGCGTACGCCTGGCGGCCTGGGAGTTCGGCGACCCGCCCAAGACCGATCCGGCGCAGGACGGCCGGGGGGCGCACGACGGGCACACCGCACCGGAGGGCTCCCCGGGCGTGCTGTTACTGCACGGCCTCATGGGCCGCGCCTCGCACTGGGCGTCCACCGCCCGCTGGCTCTCCGCGCGCTACCGCGCGGTCGCCCTCGACCAGCGCGGCCACGGCCGCAGCGACAAACCACCGCAGGGCTCCTTCACACGGGACGCCTACGTCGACGACGCCGAGGCCGCCCTGGAGCAGCTGGGCCTCGCCCCGGTCGTCCTCATCGGCCACGCCATGGGCGCGCTGACCGCCTGGCAGCTCGCCGCCAAGCGTCCCGACCTGGTGCGCGGGCTGATCATCTGCGACATGCGGGCCTCCGCGCTGGGCGCCGCCTCGCAGCGCGAGTGGGGCCAGTGGTTCGAGTCCTGGCCGCTGCCCTTCGCCACGCTCGCCGACGTCCGCAAGTGGTTCGGTGAGGACGACCCCTGGGTGGAGCGGCCCAATCCGGCCCGCGGCGAGTTCTACGCCGAGGTGATGGCCGAGTCCCCGGACGGCTGGCGCCCGGTCTTCGAACCGGAGCAGATGCTCCGCTCCCGCGAGACCTGGGTCTACGACGCGCACTGGGAGGAGCTGACCCAGGTCCGCTGCCCCACCCTGGTCCTGCGCGGCCTGGACGGCGAACTGGGCCGCGCCGAGGCCCAGGAGATGGTCCGCGTCCTGCCCCGCGGCCAGTACGCGGAGGTCGCCGACGCCGGACACCTGGTGCACTACGACCAGCCGGAGGCCTGGCGCGCCGCCATCGAACCGTTCCTGGACTCGCTGACCCTCCACTGA
- a CDS encoding transporter — MSAPAITPVFVRLKLSLLRNGLRQSGGRKAAYITSAVFALLFAALQLIGLIALRGHAHAESVVVLALAVLGLGWAVMPLFFPSGDETLDPTRLVMLPLRPRPLVGALLTASLVGIGPLFTLCLLVGSVVAVARGGAAFAVGAVAVVLALLVCVALARAVAVANVRLLTSRKGRDLAVLSGLVIAIGAQIVNFGAQRLGASGLGELDPAAEVLQWVPPASAIGAVHAVSEGSYGPAVAQLALTAGALGALLAFWSRHLTRLMTSPDGSTLPGAESAAKERSSTGLARLLPAGRTGTVMERSLRYVWRDPKTKAAWVTSLAIGLIVPVFNAWQGTGSVYFACFAAGMLGIQMYNQFGQDTSAFWMVAMTISSPRDAYVELRARAYALLLITLPYATLVTVLTTAMLGDWRRLPEALGLSFALLGAMLATGAWTSARFPYSIPQEGYKNVAPGQTGLAWISIFGGMMAAALLCAPVIALTIWLNVSADGDDWTWLLLPAGTVYGAVLTAVGLKLAAPRTARRLPEILAAVSKG, encoded by the coding sequence GTGAGCGCCCCCGCGATCACCCCCGTCTTCGTCCGGCTGAAGCTGTCGCTGCTGCGCAACGGGCTGCGGCAGTCCGGCGGGAGGAAGGCCGCCTACATCACGTCGGCCGTCTTCGCCCTGCTGTTCGCCGCGCTCCAGCTGATCGGCCTGATCGCGCTGCGCGGGCACGCGCACGCCGAGTCGGTGGTCGTGCTGGCGCTGGCGGTGCTGGGGCTCGGCTGGGCGGTGATGCCGCTGTTCTTCCCCAGCGGTGACGAGACCCTCGACCCGACCCGGCTGGTGATGCTGCCGCTGCGGCCCCGACCGCTGGTGGGGGCGCTGCTCACGGCCTCGCTGGTGGGTATCGGGCCGCTGTTCACGCTGTGCCTGCTGGTCGGGTCCGTGGTGGCGGTGGCGCGGGGCGGTGCGGCGTTCGCCGTCGGTGCCGTCGCCGTCGTCCTGGCGCTGCTGGTGTGCGTGGCCCTCGCGCGGGCCGTCGCCGTCGCCAACGTACGACTGCTGACCAGCCGCAAGGGGCGGGATCTCGCGGTGCTCAGCGGGCTCGTCATCGCCATCGGGGCGCAGATCGTCAACTTCGGCGCGCAGCGGCTCGGGGCGTCCGGGCTGGGTGAACTCGACCCGGCCGCCGAGGTGCTCCAGTGGGTGCCGCCCGCGTCGGCGATCGGGGCCGTGCACGCGGTGAGCGAGGGCTCGTACGGCCCGGCCGTCGCGCAACTGGCGCTGACCGCGGGTGCGCTGGGGGCGCTGCTCGCGTTCTGGTCGCGGCATCTGACCCGGCTGATGACCTCGCCCGACGGCTCCACCCTGCCGGGCGCCGAGTCGGCCGCGAAGGAGCGCTCGTCGACCGGGCTCGCGCGGCTGCTGCCCGCGGGCCGCACGGGCACGGTCATGGAGCGCAGCCTGCGGTACGTGTGGCGCGACCCGAAGACCAAGGCCGCCTGGGTGACGTCGCTGGCGATCGGGCTGATCGTGCCGGTGTTCAACGCCTGGCAGGGCACCGGGTCGGTGTACTTCGCGTGTTTCGCCGCCGGGATGCTCGGCATCCAGATGTACAACCAGTTCGGGCAGGACACCTCCGCGTTCTGGATGGTCGCGATGACGATCTCCTCGCCGCGTGACGCCTACGTCGAGCTGCGCGCCCGGGCGTACGCCCTGCTGCTGATCACCCTGCCGTACGCCACGCTCGTGACGGTCCTGACGACGGCCATGCTCGGCGACTGGCGGCGGCTGCCCGAGGCACTGGGGCTGTCCTTCGCGCTGCTGGGCGCGATGCTGGCGACCGGTGCGTGGACCTCCGCCCGCTTCCCCTACTCCATCCCGCAGGAGGGCTACAAGAACGTCGCCCCCGGGCAGACCGGGCTCGCCTGGATCTCCATCTTCGGCGGGATGATGGCGGCCGCCCTGCTGTGCGCGCCGGTCATCGCGCTCACGATCTGGCTGAACGTGAGCGCCGACGGCGACGACTGGACGTGGCTGCTGCTGCCAGCGGGCACGGTCTACGGGGCGGTGCTCACGGCGGTGGGGCTGAAACTGGCCGCTCCGCGGACGGCCCGGCGACTGCCGGAGATCCTGGCGGCGGTCAGCAAGGGGTGA
- a CDS encoding citrate synthase 2 translates to MSDFVPGLEGVVAFETEIAEPDKEGGALRYRGVDIEDLVGHVSFGNVWGLLVDGAFNPGLPPAEPFPIPVHSGDIRVDVQSALAMLAPVWGLKPLLDIDAEQARADLARAAVMALSYVAQSARGQGLPMVPQREIDKAQSVVERFMIRWRGEPDPKHVAAVDAYWTSAAEHGMNASTFTARVIASTGADVAAALSGAVGAMSGPLHGGAPSRVLGMIEEIERTGDAEAYVRNALDKGERLMGFGHRVYRAEDPRARVLRRTARELGAPRFEVAEALEKAALAELHARRPDRVLATNVEFWAAIVLDFAEVPAHMFTSMFTCARTAGWSAHILEQKRTGRLVRPSARYVGPGTRNPREIEGYEDIAH, encoded by the coding sequence ATGTCCGACTTCGTACCCGGGCTCGAGGGAGTCGTCGCGTTCGAGACGGAGATCGCCGAACCGGACAAGGAGGGCGGCGCACTCCGGTACAGGGGCGTCGACATCGAGGACCTGGTCGGCCACGTCTCCTTCGGCAACGTCTGGGGCCTGCTCGTCGACGGCGCCTTCAATCCCGGCCTGCCGCCCGCCGAGCCGTTCCCCATCCCCGTGCACTCCGGCGACATCCGCGTGGACGTCCAGTCCGCCCTGGCCATGCTCGCGCCCGTCTGGGGCCTCAAACCCCTCCTCGACATCGACGCCGAGCAGGCCCGCGCCGACCTGGCCCGAGCGGCCGTCATGGCCCTGTCCTACGTCGCCCAGTCCGCCCGCGGCCAAGGCCTGCCCATGGTCCCGCAGCGGGAGATCGACAAGGCTCAGTCCGTCGTCGAGCGCTTCATGATCCGCTGGCGCGGCGAGCCGGACCCCAAGCACGTGGCGGCGGTGGACGCCTACTGGACGAGCGCCGCGGAGCACGGCATGAACGCGTCCACGTTCACGGCGAGGGTCATCGCCTCGACCGGCGCGGACGTGGCGGCGGCGCTCTCCGGCGCCGTGGGCGCGATGTCCGGCCCGCTGCACGGCGGTGCCCCCTCCCGCGTCCTCGGCATGATCGAGGAGATCGAACGCACCGGCGACGCGGAGGCCTACGTCAGGAACGCCCTCGACAAGGGTGAACGCCTCATGGGCTTCGGCCACCGCGTCTACCGCGCCGAGGACCCGAGGGCGAGGGTGCTGCGCCGCACCGCCCGCGAGCTGGGAGCCCCCCGCTTCGAGGTCGCCGAGGCCCTGGAGAAGGCGGCCCTCGCGGAACTCCACGCCCGCCGCCCCGACCGCGTGCTCGCCACGAACGTCGAGTTCTGGGCGGCCATCGTCCTGGACTTCGCCGAGGTCCCGGCCCACATGTTCACGTCCATGTTCACCTGCGCCCGCACCGCCGGCTGGTCCGCCCACATCCTGGAGCAGAAGCGCACGGGCCGCCTGGTCCGCCCCTCGGCCCGCTACGTCGGCCCCGGCACCCGCAACCCCCGGGAGATCGAGGGTTACGAGGACATCGCCCACTGA
- a CDS encoding metal-dependent transcriptional regulator, with protein sequence MSGLIDTTEMYLRTILELEEEGVVPMRARIAERLDQSGPTVSQTVARMERDGLVSVASDRHLELTDEGRRLATRVMRKHRLAECLLVDVIGLEWEQVHAEACRWEHVMSEAVERRVLELLRHPTESPYGNPIPGLEELGEKDGADPFLDEGMVSLASLDPGAEGKTVVVRRIGEPIQTDAQLMYTLRRAGVQPGSVVSVTESAGGVLVGSGGEAAELESDVASHVFVAKP encoded by the coding sequence ATGTCCGGACTGATCGACACCACGGAGATGTATCTCCGCACCATCCTCGAGCTGGAGGAAGAGGGTGTGGTCCCCATGCGCGCCCGTATCGCCGAGCGGTTGGACCAGAGCGGGCCGACCGTCAGCCAGACCGTGGCGCGCATGGAGCGTGACGGCCTGGTGTCCGTCGCCAGCGACCGGCATCTGGAGCTGACCGACGAGGGTCGCCGGCTGGCCACGCGTGTGATGCGCAAGCACCGCCTCGCCGAGTGTCTGCTCGTCGATGTGATCGGTCTGGAGTGGGAGCAGGTCCACGCGGAGGCGTGCCGCTGGGAGCACGTGATGAGCGAGGCCGTGGAGCGCCGCGTCCTGGAGCTGCTGCGGCATCCGACGGAGTCGCCGTACGGCAACCCGATCCCGGGCCTCGAGGAGCTCGGCGAGAAGGACGGCGCCGACCCGTTCCTGGACGAGGGCATGGTGTCGCTGGCCAGCCTCGACCCGGGCGCCGAGGGCAAGACGGTCGTGGTGCGCCGGATCGGCGAGCCGATCCAGACGGACGCGCAGCTGATGTACACGCTGCGGCGGGCGGGTGTGCAGCCCGGCTCGGTGGTGAGTGTGACCGAGTCGGCGGGCGGGGTGCTGGTGGGCAGCGGCGGCGAGGCGGCCGAGCTGGAGTCGGACGTCGCCTCCCACGTGTTCGTCGCCAAGCCCTGA